Proteins encoded within one genomic window of Corvus hawaiiensis isolate bCorHaw1 chromosome 9, bCorHaw1.pri.cur, whole genome shotgun sequence:
- the LPAR3 gene encoding lysophosphatidic acid receptor 3, translating to MNECYYDKRMDFFYNRTKTDTADEWTGAQLIGVLCFGTFFCLFIFISNSLVIAAVVKNKRFHFPFYYLLANLAAADFFAGIAYVFLMFNTGPVSKTLTVNRWFLRQGLLDTSLTASLVNLLVIAVERHMSIMRMKIHSNLTKKRVTFLIISIWAIAIFMGAVPTLGWNCLCDITVCSSLAPIYSRSYLVFWSVLNLVVFFIMVVVYIRIYMYVQRKTNVLSSHTSGSISRRRTPVKLMKTVMTVLGAFVVCWTPGLVVLLLDGLNCTDCGIQHVKRWFLLLALLNSVMNPIIYSYKDDEMWATMKRMICCSSEDKSQERRSSRIPSTVLCRSTDTSGHYIEDGIIQGTICGKGDLGDKGNS from the exons ATGAACGAATGCTACTATGACAAGCGCATGGACTTTTTCTACAACAGGACAAAGACAGACACAGCGGATGAGTGGACAGGAGCACAGCTCATTGGTGTTCTATGCTTTGGGacatttttctgcctcttcatttttatttcaaattcattGGTCATAGCAGCTGTGGTCAAGAACAAGAggtttcattttcccttttattatCTTCTGGCCAACTTAGCTGCTGCAGACTTTTTTGCTGGAATTGCCTATGTCTTCTTGATGTTCAACACCGGCCCCGTGTCCAAGACACTAACAGTTAACCGCTGGTTTTTGCGTCAGGGCCTCCTGGACACCAGCCTGACAGCGTCCCTGGTGAACCTGCTCGTCATCGCTGTGGAGCGGCACATGTCGATCATGCGGATGAAGATCCACAGCAATCTCACCAAGAAGAGAGTCACCTTCTTAATTATATCAATTTGGGCCATTGCTATTTTCATGGGTGCTGTTCCGACCCTGGGCTGGAACTGCCTCTGTGACATTACTGTCTGCTCATCCCTGGCACCCATTTACAGCAGAAGTTACCTGGTGTTCTGGAGTGTCTTAAACCTGGTCGTCTTCTTCATTATGGTGGTGGTTTACATAAGAATCTACATGTACGTCCAGAGGAAAACCAATGTCTTATCATCACACACCAGCGGGTCCATTAGCCGGAGGAGAACCCCTGTGAAGCTTATGAAGACTGTCATGACTGTCTTAG GTGCCTTTGTTGTCTGCTGGACCCCTGGCCTGGTCGTCTTACTGCTTGATGGCCTGAACTGTACTGACTGTGGGATTCAGCATGTTAAAAGGTGGTTTCTTCTCCTGGCCCTGTTGAACTCTGTCATGAATCCAATAATTTATTCCTACAAAGATGATGAGATGTGGGCTACCATGAAAAGGATGATTTGCTGCTCCTCTGAGGATAAGAGCCAGGAGAGACGGTCATCTCGGATCCCCTCAACAGTTCTCTGCAGGAGCACGGATACCTCGGGCCACTACATTGAAGATGGCATTATTCAAGGGACAATTTGTGGAAAAGGAGATCTTGGTGACAAAGGAAACTCTTGA